A window of Campylobacter lari subsp. lari contains these coding sequences:
- the dcuC gene encoding C4-dicarboxylate transporter DcuC: protein MLGLFFAGCSVFLLVFMLYKKINAHMALLLSGLFLLALAGIFGLSPIISEKQSLHLGLFDIFQVVNTKMSSTLAGLGLTLMCIAGFSAYMDHVGASYALFKVFERPLKAVKSPYILLLVSYFVVQFLVLFIPSHAGLALLLMVTMYPILVRSGVSKLSALSVIGICQYIDHGPGSGNVILAAKTAEIDPAVYFVHYQLPTTIPIIIAVGIAIYFCSKYFDKKENFTFNRDDVEKELAENDGKSEELKKPPRIYAILPIIPLVLILGFSSVLDSIMVLMGLTTMEEVKAASSTAIKMNVPVAMMISTFIAIIFEIIRYRSLIDTLNSIMVFFKGMGHLFVITVSLIVCGQVFASGLLSVGFVDTLIGFAKDAGFGVLAIIIAVSILLAVCAFLMGSGNAAFFSFAPLIPNIAKSFGVETIAMIAPIQIMTGFGRCVSPIAPAILAISAMAKVNPLQVVKRTAIPMLVAAIVNVIMTYIYL from the coding sequence ATGTTGGGTTTATTTTTTGCAGGATGTTCTGTATTTTTACTTGTATTTATGCTCTATAAAAAAATCAACGCCCATATGGCGTTGCTTTTAAGTGGTTTATTCTTGCTAGCTTTAGCAGGAATTTTTGGACTTTCTCCTATTATTAGTGAAAAGCAATCTTTACATTTAGGTCTTTTTGATATTTTCCAAGTAGTAAATACCAAAATGTCAAGCACTCTAGCAGGACTTGGACTTACTTTAATGTGTATAGCAGGGTTCTCTGCTTATATGGATCATGTGGGTGCAAGTTATGCTTTATTTAAAGTATTTGAAAGACCTTTAAAGGCAGTAAAATCACCTTATATTTTATTGCTAGTTTCATATTTTGTAGTGCAATTTTTAGTTCTTTTTATACCATCGCATGCGGGTTTAGCACTTTTACTTATGGTTACTATGTATCCTATTTTGGTGCGCTCAGGAGTTTCTAAACTTTCAGCACTTTCAGTAATTGGAATTTGCCAATATATTGATCATGGCCCAGGGAGTGGTAATGTGATTTTGGCTGCAAAAACAGCTGAAATTGATCCTGCGGTGTATTTTGTACATTATCAATTGCCAACTACTATACCAATCATAATAGCAGTAGGTATTGCAATTTATTTTTGCTCAAAATATTTTGATAAAAAAGAAAATTTCACATTTAACCGTGATGATGTTGAAAAAGAATTAGCAGAAAATGATGGCAAAAGTGAAGAGCTTAAAAAGCCACCTAGAATTTATGCTATTTTACCTATTATACCTTTAGTATTGATTTTGGGCTTTAGTAGTGTTTTAGATAGCATTATGGTGCTAATGGGACTTACTACTATGGAAGAAGTTAAAGCAGCTTCATCTACTGCTATTAAAATGAATGTACCAGTTGCTATGATGATTTCAACCTTTATAGCGATTATTTTTGAAATCATTCGTTATAGAAGTTTGATTGATACTTTAAATTCTATTATGGTATTTTTCAAAGGTATGGGACATTTGTTTGTAATTACAGTTTCTTTGATCGTTTGTGGTCAAGTTTTTGCAAGCGGACTTTTATCAGTTGGTTTTGTAGATACTTTAATAGGTTTTGCAAAAGATGCAGGTTTTGGAGTGCTTGCTATTATTATAGCAGTTTCTATTTTGCTTGCTGTATGTGCATTTTTAATGGGTTCAGGAAATGCAGCATTTTTCTCTTTTGCACCACTTATCCCAAATATAGCAAAATCTTTTGGCGTTGAAACCATAGCTATGATAGCACCTATTCAAATCATGACAGGTTTTGGTAGATGTGTTTCACCTATTGCACCTGCTATTTTGGCAATTTCAGCTATGGCTAAAGTAAATCCATTGCAAGTTGTAAAAAGAACAGCTATCCCTATGCTTGTAGCTGCTATTGTTAATGTGATTATGACTTATATTTATCTATAA
- a CDS encoding MmgE/PrpD family protein yields the protein MYLSEKLAEFIINLDYEAIPNEVKQRAKELMLDALGTALAAKNEACVLNATKAFEALSVNPSEKIWSGDKKLDVIYAAMVNAIAAHALDFDDTHTEAILHASAILTPLCLTYGFSVSKDGKKVLKAFIVGWEIAARVGIASKGSFHKRGFHTTAIAGIFGSVAASCVLLDLNKEQIINALGLAGSFASGVNEFLSNGSNSKVLHIANALKNGILVANFAKANMSGPLSIFEGRDNIFRTFGLEEECDKNELCKGLNEIWQVMQVSLKPYPSCHFAHGLIDCAMSLRNDGLKAQDIKSLHCFVDEVPISFICDPIEVKYTPQSAYAAKFSMPFLMALAFFDGKITLKSYENLNRAELIEFAKKISYEKKKSSGFPKYFPGHLEAVLNDGRVIKKDVLINKGNFDNPLSFDELKDKFLSNASIALSLEKAEELVKKLQNLENLNDFDF from the coding sequence ATGTATTTAAGTGAAAAACTAGCCGAATTTATCATAAATTTAGACTATGAAGCTATTCCTAATGAAGTAAAGCAAAGAGCAAAAGAGCTCATGCTTGATGCACTAGGAACAGCTCTAGCTGCTAAAAATGAAGCTTGTGTTTTAAACGCAACTAAGGCTTTTGAAGCTTTAAGCGTAAATCCTAGTGAAAAAATTTGGAGTGGGGATAAAAAGCTTGATGTAATTTATGCTGCGATGGTAAATGCTATTGCAGCGCATGCCCTTGATTTTGATGATACGCATACTGAAGCTATTTTGCACGCAAGCGCTATTTTAACTCCACTTTGTTTAACTTATGGATTTAGCGTAAGTAAAGATGGAAAAAAAGTTTTAAAAGCTTTTATAGTTGGTTGGGAAATTGCTGCTAGAGTGGGTATAGCAAGCAAAGGAAGTTTCCATAAACGCGGCTTTCATACTACAGCTATAGCAGGAATTTTTGGTAGTGTAGCTGCAAGTTGTGTTTTACTTGATTTAAACAAAGAACAAATCATCAATGCACTAGGTTTAGCAGGAAGTTTTGCAAGTGGGGTAAATGAGTTTTTATCTAATGGTTCTAATTCTAAAGTTTTACACATAGCTAATGCTTTGAAAAATGGAATTTTAGTAGCAAATTTTGCAAAAGCTAATATGAGTGGTCCTTTGAGTATATTTGAAGGAAGGGATAATATTTTTAGAACTTTTGGCTTAGAAGAGGAGTGTGATAAAAATGAACTTTGTAAGGGCTTGAATGAAATTTGGCAAGTAATGCAAGTATCATTAAAACCTTATCCAAGTTGTCATTTTGCACATGGGCTTATTGATTGTGCTATGAGTTTAAGAAATGATGGCTTAAAAGCACAAGATATCAAAAGTTTGCATTGCTTTGTAGATGAAGTGCCAATTTCATTTATCTGTGATCCAATAGAAGTAAAATACACTCCACAAAGTGCTTATGCGGCCAAATTTTCCATGCCTTTTTTAATGGCCTTGGCATTTTTTGATGGCAAAATTACTTTAAAATCTTATGAAAATTTAAATAGAGCTGAACTAATAGAATTTGCTAAAAAAATTAGCTATGAAAAGAAAAAATCTAGCGGTTTCCCTAAATACTTTCCAGGACATTTAGAAGCTGTTTTAAATGATGGAAGAGTAATTAAAAAAGATGTACTGATTAATAAAGGAAATTTTGATAATCCTTTAAGTTTTGATGAATTAAAAGATAAATTTCTTTCCAATGCTAGTATAGCACTTTCTTTAGAAAAGGCTGAGGAATTAGTCAAAAAGCTTCAAAATTTAGAAAATCTAAATGATTTTGATTTCTAG
- a CDS encoding Rid family detoxifying hydrolase translates to MANYPKAIGPYSAYREANGLLFISGQLPINPESGNIESEDVKEQTRQSLLNIKAILEENNLYFNNVVKTTCFLADINDFVAFNEVYSEFFAAPYPARSAFAVKDLPKGAKVEIEVIAHKG, encoded by the coding sequence ATGGCAAATTATCCAAAGGCTATAGGACCATATTCAGCTTATAGAGAAGCTAATGGTTTGTTATTTATTTCAGGGCAACTTCCTATTAATCCAGAAAGTGGAAATATAGAAAGTGAAGATGTAAAAGAGCAAACAAGACAATCATTGTTAAATATTAAGGCTATATTAGAAGAAAATAATCTTTATTTTAACAATGTAGTTAAAACAACTTGCTTTTTAGCAGATATCAATGATTTTGTGGCTTTCAATGAGGTTTATTCTGAATTTTTCGCAGCTCCATATCCTGCAAGAAGTGCTTTTGCGGTAAAAGATCTTCCTAAGGGTGCTAAAGTGGAGATAGAGGTTATAGCTCATAAAGGATAG
- the acpP gene encoding acyl carrier protein — MAIFDDVKKVVVEQLSVDEDAVKMESKIIEDLGADSLDVVELVMALEEKFDVEIPDSDAEKLVKIEDVVNYIENLQK; from the coding sequence ATGGCAATTTTTGATGATGTAAAAAAAGTAGTTGTTGAGCAACTTAGTGTTGATGAAGATGCAGTTAAAATGGAATCTAAAATCATTGAAGATTTAGGTGCAGATTCTTTAGATGTTGTTGAATTAGTTATGGCTTTAGAAGAAAAATTTGATGTGGAAATTCCAGACAGTGATGCTGAAAAACTAGTAAAAATCGAAGATGTTGTTAATTATATAGAAAATCTTCAAAAATAA
- the purB gene encoding adenylosuccinate lyase, with protein MGVSVFDMRLLQDSWSTPAMRAIFSEENRIQKWLDVEAALAKAQAKLGIIPNEAATEIAKKAHYKFMDMDFIFAEFKKTKHPLVPTVRGLEKACENGLGEYVHFGVTTQDIIDTGLVLQFKEAMALIKQDLKDIAKNLAKIAKEHKNTAMMGRTLALQALPITFGHKVAIWLSELNRHYERIIELEKRLYVGLIVGAVGTKASLSDKANEVEKLTLESLGLEVPDISWQPARDRFIELGYVLGNINATFNKIAHQLLILAHNEIDEIAEPFGKGQVGSSTMPHKRNPAVSENAVTVSNALRANIAILSDIERHEHERDGQVWKMEWKLLPEAFLMLSVVLANMKFVFEGLEVKKDKMIKNLNTLNGFVLAERVMFALSDHYGKQHAHEIVYENAMRGIENHKTFKEVLLEDERVSKVLSEKDIDVLMDATTYVGYAPKLVDEFLEKIANAPILK; from the coding sequence ATGGGTGTGAGTGTATTTGATATGAGGTTGCTTCAAGATTCTTGGAGCACTCCTGCAATGAGAGCTATTTTTAGTGAAGAAAATAGAATTCAAAAATGGCTTGATGTAGAAGCTGCTCTAGCAAAAGCTCAAGCAAAACTTGGTATTATTCCTAACGAAGCAGCTACAGAAATAGCTAAAAAAGCGCATTATAAATTTATGGATATGGATTTTATTTTTGCTGAGTTTAAAAAGACTAAGCACCCTTTAGTACCTACTGTGCGTGGTTTGGAAAAAGCTTGTGAAAATGGTCTTGGTGAATATGTACACTTTGGTGTAACAACGCAAGATATCATTGATACAGGCTTAGTTTTACAATTTAAAGAAGCTATGGCTTTAATCAAACAAGATTTAAAAGATATAGCTAAAAATTTAGCAAAAATCGCAAAAGAGCATAAAAACACTGCAATGATGGGAAGAACCTTAGCTTTGCAAGCTTTACCTATAACTTTTGGACACAAAGTTGCAATTTGGCTAAGTGAGCTTAATCGTCACTATGAAAGAATTATCGAGCTTGAAAAAAGATTATATGTAGGATTAATCGTAGGTGCAGTGGGAACTAAAGCAAGTTTGAGTGATAAGGCTAATGAAGTAGAAAAACTTACTTTAGAAAGTTTAGGTTTAGAAGTTCCTGATATCTCATGGCAACCAGCAAGAGATCGTTTCATTGAGCTTGGCTATGTTTTAGGCAATATCAATGCAACCTTTAACAAAATCGCACATCAACTTTTAATCTTAGCTCATAATGAAATCGATGAAATTGCTGAGCCTTTTGGAAAAGGTCAAGTAGGAAGTTCTACCATGCCTCATAAAAGAAATCCTGCAGTAAGTGAAAATGCAGTAACTGTAAGTAATGCTCTAAGAGCTAATATTGCAATTTTAAGCGATATAGAAAGACATGAGCATGAAAGAGATGGTCAAGTTTGGAAAATGGAATGGAAGCTTTTGCCAGAAGCATTTTTAATGCTTTCAGTGGTATTGGCAAATATGAAATTTGTCTTTGAAGGTTTAGAGGTTAAAAAAGACAAGATGATAAAAAATCTTAACACGCTTAATGGTTTTGTATTAGCAGAACGCGTGATGTTTGCTTTGAGTGATCATTATGGTAAGCAACATGCACATGAAATTGTTTATGAAAATGCTATGAGGGGTATAGAAAATCATAAAACTTTCAAAGAAGTTTTACTTGAAGATGAGCGTGTGAGTAAGGTTTTAAGTGAAAAAGACATTGATGTTTTAATGGATGCTACAACTTATGTAGGTTATGCACCAAAATTAGTTGATGAGTTCTTAGAAAAAATCGCTAATGCACCAATTCTAAAGTAG
- the feoB gene encoding ferrous iron transport protein B, which produces MKEIIIALVGQPNVGKSLLINALCKANMKVGNFSGVTVEKAEASLVYKNYEFKFIDLPGTYALDGYSEEEKITKDFLKKGEFDLVVNVLDSTNLERNLILSASLIEAKIKMIMALNMQDEAKNEGFSIDFKILSQLLNTPCLGVCAKTKENLNALLDLIILTHEAKFEAKERVYSDIIEEELAKISEFLNQNEITYLDFSTKDLALALLKNEANIVISHALREILNEALEKIYMAYHSKDMESIFKEELIAFANGICAKVLSKGVKYKNHTKEIDSILINKFLGIPIFLFFMWALFQLTFTLGQIPMDYIEMFFANLGDIVKNNISNEFIASALADGVLGGVGAVITFLPNIMILFFGIALLETTGYMARVAFLLDGILYKFGLHGKSFIPLITGFGCSVPAFMATRTLKNKKDRLLTLFIINFMSCGARLPVYVLFVGVFFPAEVAGNYLFGIYLLGAFLGLIAAKILRMSAFKGQDEPFVMEMPKYRMPNWNLVWFMVFNKAKMYLKKAGTFILIASLLIWFASNFPVQENNTQDALTQELQIENSYLGQFGKAIEPIFAPLGFDWKLSVSLVSGLAAKEVMISTMGVLYSLGDEVDETSLNLQEAIKENIPFSTAVAFILFVMIYNPCFAATIVFAKEAGNKKYAWYLFIFTSLCAYLVAFFGINITKLII; this is translated from the coding sequence ATGAAAGAAATCATCATTGCTTTAGTAGGTCAGCCAAATGTCGGTAAAAGTTTATTAATTAACGCACTTTGCAAAGCTAATATGAAAGTTGGAAATTTTAGCGGTGTCACGGTTGAAAAAGCTGAGGCTAGCTTAGTTTATAAAAATTATGAGTTTAAATTTATAGATTTACCAGGAACTTATGCATTAGATGGTTATAGTGAAGAAGAAAAAATCACAAAAGATTTTCTAAAAAAAGGTGAATTTGATCTTGTAGTAAATGTGCTTGATTCTACAAATTTAGAGCGTAATTTGATTTTGAGTGCATCTTTAATAGAAGCTAAAATCAAAATGATTATGGCTTTAAATATGCAAGATGAAGCTAAAAATGAGGGTTTTAGTATAGATTTTAAAATTTTATCCCAACTTCTAAATACACCTTGTCTTGGGGTGTGTGCTAAAACTAAAGAAAATCTAAATGCGCTTTTGGATTTAATCATTTTAACGCATGAAGCCAAATTTGAAGCCAAAGAGCGTGTTTATAGTGATATTATAGAAGAAGAACTTGCAAAAATAAGTGAATTTTTAAATCAAAATGAAATTACATATTTAGATTTTTCTACAAAAGATTTGGCGCTTGCTTTACTTAAAAATGAAGCCAATATAGTCATTTCACACGCTTTGAGAGAAATACTTAATGAAGCTTTAGAAAAAATTTACATGGCATATCATAGCAAAGATATGGAAAGTATTTTTAAAGAAGAGCTGATTGCTTTTGCAAATGGTATATGCGCTAAGGTTTTAAGCAAGGGCGTTAAGTATAAAAATCATACCAAGGAAATAGATTCTATTTTAATTAATAAATTTTTAGGAATTCCTATATTTTTGTTTTTTATGTGGGCTTTGTTTCAGCTAACCTTTACTTTAGGTCAAATCCCTATGGATTATATAGAAATGTTTTTTGCTAATTTAGGTGATATAGTAAAGAATAATATTAGCAATGAATTTATCGCTTCAGCCTTAGCTGATGGTGTTTTAGGTGGAGTTGGTGCGGTTATAACTTTTTTACCAAATATTATGATTTTATTTTTTGGTATAGCCTTGCTTGAAACAACTGGATATATGGCTAGGGTTGCATTTTTATTAGATGGAATTTTATACAAATTTGGCTTACATGGTAAAAGTTTTATCCCTTTAATCACAGGTTTTGGCTGTTCAGTGCCTGCATTTATGGCTACAAGAACTTTAAAAAATAAAAAAGATAGATTATTAACGCTTTTTATTATTAATTTTATGAGTTGTGGCGCAAGACTTCCTGTGTATGTGCTTTTTGTTGGAGTGTTTTTTCCTGCTGAAGTAGCAGGAAATTATCTTTTTGGAATTTATCTTTTGGGTGCATTTTTGGGTTTGATTGCAGCTAAGATTTTAAGAATGAGTGCTTTTAAAGGACAAGATGAGCCCTTTGTAATGGAAATGCCAAAATATAGAATGCCAAATTGGAATTTAGTATGGTTTATGGTGTTTAACAAAGCCAAAATGTATTTAAAAAAAGCCGGAACATTTATTTTGATAGCTTCTTTGCTTATTTGGTTTGCGAGTAATTTTCCTGTGCAAGAAAATAATACTCAAGATGCTTTAACTCAAGAGCTTCAGATAGAAAATAGTTATCTTGGACAATTTGGCAAAGCAATAGAACCTATTTTTGCTCCACTTGGTTTTGATTGGAAACTTAGTGTGTCTTTGGTAAGTGGTTTAGCGGCTAAAGAAGTGATGATTTCTACTATGGGTGTGCTTTATTCTTTAGGTGATGAGGTTGATGAGACAAGTTTAAATTTACAAGAGGCTATAAAAGAAAACATCCCTTTTAGCACAGCAGTAGCTTTTATACTTTTTGTTATGATTTATAATCCTTGCTTTGCAGCAACTATAGTTTTTGCTAAAGAAGCAGGAAATAAAAAGTATGCATGGTATCTTTTTATATTCACATCTTTATGTGCGTATTTGGTCGCTTTTTTTGGGATTAATATTACTAAATTGATAATTTAA
- a CDS encoding trans-sulfuration enzyme family protein: MNNKTKLIHLGRGDQSAEVRSVNPTLMRASTILFKDHATWQKYRELRKTDRVLSYGARGTATNFELEKLICALEGGHRAQLFPTGLAALAMVLLNYASKDAHFLITDAIYGPVRTICDLFLTKMGVEIDFLKADASDVEEKIKPNTKLILCESPGSILYEIIDLPKLCEIAHKHNIPVAIDNTYSSGYFLNPLELGVDISVIAATKYLSGHSDVTMGIVVINEKEWKNFDKLPEALGFTTSPDDVYLVLRGMRTLDVRMKAHEKSADEVVEFLQSRKEVKTIFYPKLKTHPNHEVFMRDHKGANGMVTIEFADGISKEQAIEFVDNLEYFSIGASWGGYESLATVTTPPRTATDWSARGPFVRFHIGLEDSKDLIADLKQAFEKINFKG, from the coding sequence ATGAATAACAAAACTAAATTAATCCACCTAGGAAGAGGCGATCAAAGCGCCGAAGTAAGATCAGTTAATCCAACCTTAATGCGTGCATCAACTATACTTTTTAAAGATCATGCAACTTGGCAAAAATACCGCGAGCTAAGAAAAACCGATCGTGTTTTAAGTTATGGCGCTAGAGGAACAGCTACAAATTTCGAACTTGAAAAACTAATTTGCGCGCTTGAAGGTGGCCATAGAGCGCAACTTTTCCCAACAGGACTTGCAGCACTAGCTATGGTGCTTTTAAATTATGCTAGCAAAGATGCTCATTTTTTAATCACTGATGCTATTTATGGACCTGTTAGAACAATTTGTGATTTATTTTTAACTAAAATGGGTGTAGAAATTGACTTTTTAAAAGCTGATGCTTCTGATGTAGAAGAAAAAATTAAACCAAACACAAAATTAATCCTTTGTGAAAGCCCAGGTTCTATCCTTTATGAAATCATAGATTTGCCAAAACTTTGTGAAATCGCGCACAAACATAATATACCAGTAGCGATTGATAATACTTATTCAAGTGGGTATTTTTTAAATCCGCTTGAACTTGGCGTGGATATTTCAGTGATTGCAGCGACTAAATACTTAAGTGGGCATTCAGATGTTACTATGGGTATAGTAGTAATTAATGAAAAAGAATGGAAAAATTTTGACAAATTACCAGAAGCTTTAGGATTTACTACAAGCCCTGATGATGTTTATTTAGTGCTTCGTGGTATGAGAACTTTGGATGTAAGAATGAAAGCTCATGAAAAAAGTGCAGATGAGGTGGTAGAGTTTTTACAAAGTAGAAAAGAAGTTAAAACAATTTTTTATCCAAAATTAAAAACTCATCCAAATCATGAAGTTTTTATGCGCGATCATAAAGGTGCTAATGGTATGGTAACGATTGAATTTGCAGATGGTATTTCAAAAGAACAAGCTATTGAGTTTGTAGATAATTTAGAATATTTTTCAATCGGTGCAAGCTGGGGTGGATATGAGAGTTTAGCTACTGTTACTACTCCACCAAGAACGGCAACAGACTGGAGTGCTAGAGGGCCTTTTGTGAGATTTCATATAGGTCTTGAAGATAGTAAGGATTTGATTGCTGATTTAAAACAAGCATTTGAAAAAATAAATTTTAAAGGATAA
- a CDS encoding FeoA family protein: MTLDTLKDNEEAIIVGFEADKQLRARLFSFGFAKNKKVKKIRSSIANSTIMVELDTTCVILRSSEAKIIQISKEF; encoded by the coding sequence ATGACTTTAGATACATTAAAAGATAATGAAGAAGCTATTATAGTAGGCTTTGAAGCAGATAAACAACTCCGAGCAAGACTTTTTAGTTTTGGTTTTGCAAAAAACAAAAAAGTTAAAAAAATTCGCTCTTCTATAGCAAATTCTACTATCATGGTAGAACTTGATACAACTTGCGTGATTTTACGCTCAAGTGAAGCAAAAATAATACAAATTTCAAAAGAGTTTTAA
- the tenA gene encoding thiaminase II yields the protein MLLDKLIKENKKTWVQYIHHEFVKKLQNGTLEKDTFLFYLKQDYIFLNNYAKCYALLALNANNAKEIQFAIKNQNYTLEGELELHRSILKLGIDVEKLSYKDESLTNIAYTRYLLSVGQNGDYLDMLCALSACAIGYAYIGEEIYKGLNEKSLENHPYKEWILTYAGKEFQDEIKEFKDFFNSYTNSISEEKFKKLNEIFYTTIRLETAFWQHSLEQKMEI from the coding sequence ATGCTTTTAGATAAACTTATAAAAGAAAATAAAAAAACTTGGGTGCAATACATCCACCATGAATTTGTAAAAAAACTTCAAAATGGTACTTTAGAAAAAGATACATTTTTGTTTTATCTTAAACAAGATTATATTTTTTTAAATAATTATGCAAAATGCTATGCTTTGCTTGCTTTAAATGCAAATAACGCTAAAGAAATTCAATTTGCCATTAAAAATCAAAACTACACTTTAGAAGGAGAATTAGAACTTCACAGAAGTATTTTAAAACTAGGTATTGATGTAGAAAAACTTAGCTATAAAGATGAAAGCTTAACTAATATTGCGTATACAAGATACTTACTAAGTGTGGGGCAAAATGGTGATTATTTGGATATGCTGTGTGCTTTGAGTGCTTGTGCTATAGGTTATGCATATATAGGGGAAGAAATTTATAAAGGACTTAATGAAAAAAGCTTAGAAAATCATCCTTACAAAGAGTGGATTTTAACCTATGCAGGTAAAGAATTTCAAGATGAAATTAAAGAATTTAAAGACTTTTTTAATTCTTATACAAATAGCATTAGTGAAGAAAAATTTAAAAAATTAAACGAAATTTTTTATACTACTATAAGACTTGAAACGGCCTTTTGGCAACACTCTTTAGAGCAAAAAATGGAAATTTAA